The genomic region TGATGATGGTAACTGACACCTGTTGTCATCTGCTACTCTGAACAGATTGTGCAGAAGACCTTCGTCAGGGAGGAAGGGCAGCCGACGGCGCCGAGCCTGGTGGCAGGGGAGATCCTCTCCTTCTTCACGCGCAACAGCTTCGCCGTCTCCGACCGCGGCGAGGTCATCACGTAAGTAGCACGCCGCCTTTTGGCCTTGGCGCGACGGTGTCTTCCATTGCTCTGCAAGTGTCTAAAACAGAACCGTCGAATTATACTTCAGCAAGCATTGTGTGACAGCTGCTTTACTTGCGTTATTATTATGGTTCTGAAAGCACACTTGTTCAGAAAGCACACTTCAGTATTGGACAGTAGACATGTATTTTGGTGTTTCAGAGTTAAAACACTCAAATTGATTGTGTAATAACCATACAAAATAATACTTGTTACTTGGGGCGCTTTGCGTTAGATTTACATTCATAGGGCTAGTTAAGTATGGTACAGCCGTCAGCTCACTTGAAAGAAGATGCCATCTAATATCTCATCCTTATTGGTCAACTGCTGCACAATAAGACTAGTTATTATAGTAGCTATATATGTCGTTCATGTACTGTGTAAGATGTAATCTGGCACAAGCTTATGGATACTATTTTTTAAGTCGGATTGCATCATAAACTGAGATACTTTATGTTTCCAAACAGCTTCGAGGGCTCAATGACACCAAGCAGTGCTCAGGCAGCACTGCTGACCTTCTGCACTGTCATTAGCCTGGGGAGCGTCGGGCTTGTTCTGTCGATCGCAGTCCCAGAAGGCGGCAACAACTGGTTCTGGCTTATGACCTTAAGCCCCTTGGCGTACGTCCCTACGAGCGACTCTGCTAGCCGAAATCCCAAATGAAACTTACGACACAGGTGTAGTAACCGTCTGTCTGTTTTTGATGGATGTTCCAGGGGAGTGTACTACTGGACAAAAGCATCGAGGAAAGAGGAGATCAAGGTGAAGATGGTCTTGTCCGACGACGGGAACAACGTATCCGAGATTCTGGTGCGGGGCGACGATGTGCAGGTCGAGCAGATGAGGAGGGAGCTCAAGATGAGCGAGAAGGGGATGATATACGTGAAGGGGATATTCGAGACATGACCAATAGCTTTGATGTCTGGAGTATAGTGACCAAACAAGCAGTTCAAACCAGGCTTTCCTGCAACGCGATGCAAAGTGAAGGTGAGAGAGGAGTTAGGGTGGGTTTCAGTATCCACGGGCAAATCTGTGTCTTGGCTTCGAGAAAAAGAGATGGTTTTTGTCGGGATTTCGGTATGGCTCCTAGGTCCAATTGATCCCAGTATCTGTACCATGTTTGTATATCAGCTACAACTAATGAATTACACTCACAATGATACATCTACAATGTATGCGGTCTAACAGAGAACCCTAGACCATGTGTGTAAAGTGCCGTATGGCTGAGGCTTTGTTCGGTTAATCCTCTCCCCAAGAGGATTGGAGGGGATTGGCAAGGATTGGTTCATATTTTGACTTAGAAGAGGTTTAAATCCTCCTCAAACCCCTTCAATCCACTCGGATTTACACGCAACCGAACAAGGCCTGAAGGTGAAAGTCCTGCCGGCAGTTTTTGATCTCTCTGGTTCACTTTCAGGTTCTCAGGAGGGACACCCCTTGCATCCCGAATCCACCTCTTAACATGTGTTTCTCCAGTATCTCAGGGTGAAAACATGCAGAACCTTGAACCTTCATACATGCATGCTTCTTACCTTCAGCGCATGGCAGCACAATAATCCCATTTGTGTGGAATTACTGCACTCGCACTCAATTCTTCGCCGTTATCCACCATGTTTGCTACGAAGACTGCCCTGCTCTGTTTCTTCCTTGTTTCTGCTGGTGTGTGCTTCTATTCCTTATATATCATAAAGTTGGGTCATGTATGGATGCACCTTTAAACTATACTCCGTATATACTTcctctgtaaacaaatataagagcgtttagatcactacctATACTCCGTATGTACTTcctctgtaaacaaatataagagcgtttagatcactaaagtagtgttctaaacactcttatatttctttacggtgTTTTGGGATATGTGGGGATTTAGGGGTTTGACCGGGATAATCCCCACCAATTCCCTAAAATACACTAGTACCAAACAAGGCCTTAGTGTATCTTAAATTTAATAAACATACAGTTGCTACATAATCAACCAATCATACCTGTCAAGATGGTTCTTGGCGCTTCATCAGCAATGCAGTCAAACCAATGAAGAATAGATACAGTTCATCAGCAAATGCGCAAGAGTTAATTAGACCAGAGCAACATTTGGTAAAGGAACAACAAGAATATGCAAACCTCAGGAAGAAAATATTATTATTGCCATTCAAACTGCGAAATTACAGGAGTTTCATACAAAGGAAGGGGTGAAATGCTTAAGAAAATCTTAGTATCAACAGATTTACAGTTACATCCTTCAGAAAGAATCAGTCTAATAAGTGATTTCTACCAGACTTCGAAATCAGTATCAACAGATCTACCATTCCATTACGACCGCGGACCTTTCATTTACTTTGCTTAATAAAGGGGTTGCAGGCAtcattctgatgcagaggccgggggtgatcccccttttctaaaaaaaacaaTTCCATTACGACCTTTGCTTAAGGAACTTGTGCCGGTTCTTCAGGGACCTGAACATCTGGACATTCTTGCAACAACAGGAGAAGGTCGACTGGAATAGTTTGGAGGCTGTTTTTCTCTGATGGGTCATTATCCTGATGATGAATACTCTCATGAAACATCTGCAGCGCACCCACCGCTGAAATTTCTAGCATGGAGTTGTGCAAATCTTCAAGTTCTCTTATGCGGCGGACATCGAGCAACAACTTTTCTTTCCGGCTGCTGGAAAGACCAGCCAATGCACTGCTTTTTTGAAGGATAACAAAAGTAGAATACAATAAATGAGAGTGATAGAAGAGGGAGTCTTGTCACAAGAAAACTGAGATTGGCACAACCAGAAATCCAGTTTACCTAGTAATCCCGCGAACAAGATCCCACTTGTATCCTTGCCTAGACCCAACATTCCAGCCCTCTTGTTCACCTTTGTTCCGCGCTTTCGTTATGCCATCCCTATAGCCCGTCTACCAAAGAAACCGAAAGCCTTACTTTCAAACATTTACATATACTGCAGGCTGACTTTCAACCGCTAGCGTGGATCTCCTCTTCAGTGTCGCCTCGCCCCTCCTCCTCCACCATCTTTTCATCATCCCATGTTCGGAACTCCACCGCAGGGCGATTCGGGAGGAGATGAGCTGCATCTCTGATGGCCTCCTCCAACGCCTCAACGTCCCGAGCGGGCGCGCCGATGCAAATGATCTCGACGGCAAGATGCCTGAGGGAAGAGAGGTGTTGGATGCCAAAATCAAGACCGCTGCCTGCGTCAAACGGAACCCACAGCTTCTCAAGCCTCGGCATGGCCCCGGCTTCAAACATCAGTCCTTCCCCATTGCTCCAGCAGGTGAAGTGGAACTCCCTCAGACATACAAACATGCTGCTGCTTATGATAAGCCGCTGTTTGGGAGCAGCTGATTTCGACATCAGCCAGAGAAACAGCAAAGCAGGTAACTCTCCAAGGATCTCTAGTGTTTCCTCTTCTACTGGATCAATATTGATATCTAGGTATGTGAGCTTGTCCAGTGACGCAACCCAAGGAGGAACTCTGGGAAAGTTGTAGTACGTGCCCATCTGAAACTTTTGCATGAGATGAGGGGAGGGGAACCAGGAGTCCAGTAAGAACTCCACTGAATAGCCATGATAACTACGAATGCATATAGATCGAAGGCTGAATCTGCCCAATTTGCGCAGCGAGGATACCAAGTTATCCACAAAAGTATCTTTCTTACTGTGTGTACTGACAATAGACCAGCGTAGCCCAAGGATTTTCAGTTTAGTCAGACTGCCCAGCTCCAGCAAACACGACGCCATGCTGTCCCGGTTGACTTTGATATCTGATAGCTCCTGCAGAGCTTGCAGATTCCCAATTCCTTCAGGTAATTCCAAATTACCGACGCGCAAACATGTCAAATGTTGCAGCTGAACAATGCTTTTGGgcatttttgtgatctttgtccATCCCATATCCAGAGTCTTCAAATGCTGTAGTTCTCCTAACTGCTCAGGGAGTGCAGAAATACTTCTAACGTGGAGTCGCAAATACTTCAACTGGAAAAGCTTCCTCAGATGCTCAAAACAGCTGCTCTCCATCTCCTCGCCATTCTCAATATCAAGTACTCGCAGAACACGAAACTTGGAAAGAGAAGGCATCTTTTCGGCATACCCGACAATACTGAGCGAGCGGCAATGAGAAATGATTGCTGTTGATGGAAGCATGATGTGCTCATGGTCATAATAACTGAGAGATAGCCTACGGATCTTATGCTGAAGGACTAATATCTCATTTTGGTTACGGAAGAAGGTGGAAAAGTTTTCTTCCATTGACTTAGATGTAAGGAGATCCAGAATCATATCATGCACTCGGCATGAAACGACTTGACCATCATATTGGATTTCCACTGGCTGAAGCATACTTCTATTGATAAGATCATTAAAATAGCACTCTCCTATTTCCTCCAAATCTCGTCCACCATTTGTATCAATGAATCCTTCAGCGATCCACCTCCTTATTAATCGATCCCTCTCAATCTCATAATCCTCCGGAAATATACTTAGATAAAGTAAACATGTCTTCAAATGGTGGGGAAGATCATCATAGCTAAGAGAAAGTATCCTTCTCATCTCTTCTACACCGGGGTCCTTCCCCAGTGTGGAACCGATCGAATTATACACCCACTCCCATTCTTCATTTGTGCAATCTTTATTAGCCAATAAGCCTGCTATTGTAAGAATTGCTAATGGTGAACCACCACACTTTTTTAATATTTCTGAGGAGACTTCTTCCAATTGAGGAGGACATATATCTTCTGAGCCAAATATTCGTTTAAAAAATAAACTCTTAGAGTTGGCTGTCGTCAGAGGCATTATTTCATAGACACGATCATGGCGTCGAGAGCAACATGACTTGGCTATATCAATACTACGTGTTGTCGTCATTATTCTGCTTCCCAGATCATTCAGAAACAAAGAACATTTGATAATCTTCC from Triticum urartu cultivar G1812 unplaced genomic scaffold, Tu2.1 TuUngrouped_contig_6936, whole genome shotgun sequence harbors:
- the LOC125531289 gene encoding protein COFACTOR ASSEMBLY OF COMPLEX C SUBUNIT B CCB1, chloroplastic (The sequence of the model RefSeq protein was modified relative to this genomic sequence to represent the inferred CDS: added 49 bases not found in genome assembly) → GCPSSLTKVFCTILDGTGYSQASYYTSLGLFVLSVPGLWSLIKRSVKSKIVQKTFVREEGQPTAPSLVAGEILSFFTRNSFAVSDRGEVITFEGSMTPSSAQAALLTFCTVISLGSVGLVLSIAVPEGGNNWFWLMTLSPLAGVYYWTKASRKEEIKVKMVLSDDGNNVSEILVRGDDVQVEQMRRELKMSEKGMIYVKGIFET